Within Mercenaria mercenaria strain notata chromosome 15, MADL_Memer_1, whole genome shotgun sequence, the genomic segment TCACACGTGTGGCTTACGTCAGTGACAATGAGGCGGGGCTTGTGAAATGTTTTCGCCTTGATGGACGTCTGAGCTGGGAAAGATTGGTTTATGGGGCGGGGCCTTTAGCGGTATATAATGGTTATCTAATGGTAGGTCGAGGATATACTAACTCAGTAGATGTACTTATCAGTGGCGGAAGATTTAATGGAAGGCTGCAATCATTTCAATACGAATTGCTTGAACCTCAGAGCTTAGCAGTTTCCAACGAAAAATCGGAAATTGTAATTGTTGACGGGAATAACATGATCCATTTGTTTACTCTTCACAAAAGAGAAGAATTTGTACAAAAGAAAGAAAGTCGGTCCTGCTTGATAGTTTAGATATTCAAGTACAGTGGAATATtgtaaatcaaaatatcaaaaataaaggTTCAGAAAATGATCGCAGACATTGTAACAAAGACCCGACAAATACAGGCATAACAGAACAAGTCAAAATATTCTTGATTACATCAGTTCTTATTAAAACAAATGATACTTATTTTCAAAGTACTGTATCAAAATGTATGTCCAACATCGTGTTCAAATCAGAAAGCCATTTCACGATGATTTACCTTCTTTTGAACACGTGttgtgtaaaatagtattttgttgTTATAACATAGCCTCATTGTTCACTAACCGTTACTGTAGTGTATTCCTTAGTTGACTGTTATAATGACTTCAGGATTCATATAATCTTTATATTTTAATTCTCTTATTGTTACATTGACATTACTGTTCACCGAAATTGTGTTCACATTTTGTTTACTGGTTATAATTCTGACTGTACTATTTTTTACAATAATGTTAACATTATTGATAACAATTTGTTAATGTATACATTGTATTGCTCACTGGTTGCTATACTGACTACATGAAGTGATGGCATATTAAATTGATGGTGTCGAATAGCGCTCTTTAACTTAATAATTATCTTCGAAACTGTTCATATTTGTATGATGAACATTCGTAAAGTGAAGAAAAACGACCCGTCATTTCATTACAATCATCCTATTATCTCACAACAAAAAGTCTCAAACAGTTTTCTTTTAGAAAAGTCAATACATCTTCTAAACACTTAAGAACACATTTCTGTTTTATGCTGTCTTTAATTTGAATGAGTACAAAAGATTTTCAAAGGAATAAGCAATGACTTATATGTTGACATTAGACatgtcttaaataaaatatatataaaatataatatatttgtctAAATTTGTAACGTTATCTGGGATTCGAGATTTTGTCAAATGTCAATTATATACAACCATTTCATTACCACTACGCCccatctaaaaacaaaaacaaagatcgACTCCTACGAACACTGTGTACATTTGCGTGTGTATGTACGAGCTATGAACACAAACTTACATAGACAAATCAGAGAAAGGAAGACGAAACAAACAATGAAAGAAACATAATATGGCACTGCCATTGAATGGTCTATGACAAAAAGCATGGTGGagttaaaatcattaaattgtAGCAACATCTCACTCTTAATCCTAAATGCTATGGCTCAAGTTGCAATACGATGCAGATGTATTTGGTAACCAATGCACAAACATTTAATtgtgtatatatttaaataattttattcaatagtGTAGTCTTAAACTTGTCAACGGACACCTGCTTGGACTTAGGATACAAATTTCCATCTGTAGCCCCTATCCCTGCCGACTACATTTAAAACCTCCTGGATACTTAATCGTTGCTTTCTCTGGGGATCTAGTAAGGCTAGTTGACAATCTCAGTAAGTCAGTGATAGAATATCAGCTTTGAGTGCGTGAGGCTAGGGTGGAGGGGGAGTTATTCCTGGCCTCATGATATCAAAGAGGTAAAAAATGGCAGTATATCCATCATGTTTGGCACTCAGTATTTGAAGAGTTGTTCAGTGAGGTAAAACAGAAGTCCAAataagtatctgttactggattCCACGAGAGCTTTGTAGCTCACTTGGTCTGGTGATAATATATCAAGTGACGTTAAACAAAGTTTACCTTTTGATTTATACTCGTAAGAGATGGAGTCAATATAAAGCTGGAGTAATCCCAGGTAACAACAAGCTATGAGAACAGTTTAATGTAGGAAAGATATCATAAAATGCAAGGTTACAGGAGAAAAAGGGTACCTTGttattataaaagacaaaataactTACCTTAAATATGGAGTACAGTAGCCAATTGCCCAGGAAATAGActaagggcgcttttgtttgtaacaaactcagttcggtttcaaaccggtttgccaaactttcgatttgttttgtaaaactggttttgatctcgaaaaggtttgtgtcatttgtttttaaaaaccgctaaccggtttgtcaaaccgaccaaactgtccccggaggcggtttgttcggtttgttgtatccgaaatttattgcagttcgagaaaGAATGGCGGACCTTGTAGATTGAAATGGAAACGGgcgaaagaaaaaaattaagaactgGTTCATTTCTGGTGAAAACTCTTGGTAATCTTTATGCTCAgccgaattcatttgtcaataattacttctaaaaacattttctttgattggCATACATCGTTTTCATCAGTTTCTCTAACCATCGAATATCCCATTCATTTCGTTCCAAGATTATTCGACCTCCAACAGTCCAAAATCCAATTACtgttatagaataaagttttaatttataataaatgtgtctgtttctgaaggataacatacatatgcaatattttgtatttaaataaatgtctctgttgctaagcaagggatcacttcttgtagtgtaaagaaacacacttacttttgtaagaattctaggttcaagtcctagcaagaagtcctatgcacattgacataactttatatgcacataaacatcattagtaaataaatacatatgcaaagcagttctctagcctgactaaaagatgcaattttaaatttaagagcaaaatgaggattttttctattttcatgcatacaactattcatatcaatgaacatttcattttccaactacattttcatttttgttttatccctgacaatatatttattgaaaataaattgactgacAGCTCTAGGACCTCTTAACTTATGcagaaaaatggccgaaaaacactgcaaagtcataaatacttgtgggggactaattttcatggatttcatagttgtgtaataatttctaacaagccgataaataccatcgtttttatcttcaaaagttgaattccataaattcgtgtccccatgaaatagccatttcaatatagacaaagcagttatcaacaacaaaaatagaatGACTATTAAGTCAGTAAAAAGAGCTGATCcttgttgtcaaatgttgtacaatttattacaatgctaacttcggaaacaagtttgcacaagtttgtttcaattgataatacattgtctcgttagtgccttgatgttggtgactttctccttgtaactcacaggttctgttggttgttctgactgagctcctagcttagccagtttgtctgcctcttcattgactgcaagtccacaatgggatggaatccactgaagtgctactttgcaggttatactcaggctctgcattctcctggctagctgcggagctttattgtcgatcagagcttccatgacagacagtgcatctgttaGAAAGACGACTGAgaagctttcttctgccgagtctttaattattgagacggccttcatgagtgcttcagtctctgccttgttattgctgcagtgttttcctgtggctgcgtgTAGTGTAGACAAATTTCAATGCaccaaaatacatataattatacaattatgTTTAAcaatgtatatccatggtttctggtcccccttaatacagtgacataaaagttcaaagtattaagtattatctgatgAAGTCAGGGGTGTCATCGGATGCCACCCAACTCGAtcattgttgccagattttggatgtacagtgtgtcatcagaaaaaatgtcagagattaaatatttcaaccattttttgaagaatcttaattaatatttatttaaataagtttttgtgaggtaagatacacccgctggcctaaaatacaactggttacttaaatcagtccagcaccagAGTCAGAGCATATGTGCTTTGCTGGATCCTTGAGTAGTATAAcatcatctatttttgcacattaactacaccacaactgtcaaactttgctgagtgtgtctaaaacaaggaaacagcaatgatttcaatttaggagttatccctgttacaaaacacGTAATCTCTAATTATTCagcaaattgaataaaaaaaaagtctgctggatagtggatacagttaaatgattacatctcagtcttagtctttgtggccgcatggttagggtagttgattttaaattatttgacctttactgctgtgtgttcgaaaccttgctcagggtgtagaattctttcatgtgtggatttttttaagtaatccagctgacttaaaggacagtggcttaacctagctgcccgcccatgccttaaataatgcattgaaagttgatatatgacctataattctgtcagtctgacattaaacttaacaaaaacaaacatttgtattcactcaattggTCTAATGGCTTATGTTGTTGAGTGCAAAAGGCAGTGACACAACTGTCTATGTCATAATTAGCATTGCtatatatacacatgttaaatagtgtcggcacatgaggagtagtaatagtagtacatgttatttaatatgtttggctcttagtctgactgaggcccgataggggtagccgaattcagagctctatgtatagatctataaGACTGGAGGAGTGTACTGCACATGCGGAGTAGTATTTTTGCTTAAATGTGGGACCTTTTTCAGTCTCCATACATTACTGACAATCCGATTTTCAAAGATTCAAATCCATAATTTTCAATCTTTTATTTAGTTAAGTTGCAACGAAATTTAGATATTACGGGGGAATTACAGTGGTTTCGTCAAATCACCGGTTCGTCatacttaatttatatagtaagtGAGAAGTGGTTTCGTCATAAAGACTTTATATAGTTAATAGCATATAATAGGTCAATACAATGGAAGATGATCGCACCTATTTAATGGCAGTTAATATCGATGATTGCGTTAAagtaattcgcacatactttaaTCGATAATGTTACTCAAATTGCAAAtgagttattaaaaattattgtgtATTAAAAACGAGTTCTTGATAAATATTACGTTTCTGAAATAGACGGCCCGATGTATAattcatttcatgaaaaaaaaaaaatgattagcgAACAATATAaagctgatcttgatctgcactggtcgcgaatGCAGGTACATGTATACTTGCGATTAAGATGTTGATAATTAAAGGATGCTgtaagaaaaatgtacaattttggtAATATGAATTATCGGACTTgtattaaattacattaaaaatttggcaaacagatatatttaaatatgtaaaatatgaatgtTATAAATGTACCAATGGAAATAAATTGTGTCTATCTTCACATTTACtcttataattttatatttgtagaGTAAGTATTTGTTTGCCATAATACTTATTTTACACAACTTCAATTACGGCCTTTAATTAACGCAAACTATACGTTGTTTTTAGCTTATGAACATCGTTAGCTTGTATGTTTAATTATCCCCGCGTAAGTTTGTGAACATCGTTAGCTTGTATGTGTAATTATCCCCGCTTATTAGCTTGTATTTGAGTATGGTTTGTCATCAGTTTGGTTATGGAAGCGATTCATGTCAACTCTCAAACATGGTATAAAACGACATGCCCTGATTTTCACAATCAGTCTCAACCATGGCTACTATCTACAACTGTATTGGTTGCAATGGCATTGTATCACAGCGTATGCACGCTATCAGCTGCGACGGTTGTGAGAGATGGCATCACAGAAAATGCAAAACTGGTAAATATATTAGATTTTCACAAGGTCTTGAAGTACAGATTCTTTTAAACAAAACGTCCGTTTACGCGACGCCGCCGCTTCCGTATAATTAAAGTAATATATTTGCTTTTCTAATATATATGATTGTTTATTCataagtgttttctttttttccaggTGCCACTACTGGTATTACGGCCGACCAgtacaaacaaatgaaaaaggGTACGCTAGAATTAGAATGGAAGTGCGCTGGTTGTACAGAGCAGGAAATGCAGGTATTGTTTTAAGCCCATACTAAgtttagttgtttaaaaattaatgtcatttacttaaatactagtataatattaataacattgatttaattatattttaattttacaaatgatCTGTAGCTACTAAATAATTGATATACAATTAAACAAATGTATTCTTGTATTTTCAGGTCGACGCCGATCTCAGCATCCCACCTGTCCGCAGCAGATCAACATCCCCAGTCCGTGAACTGCTCAATGTCGATCTCAGCATCCCACCTGTCCGCAGCAGATCAACATCCCCAGTCCGTGAACTGCTCAATGCTACTTACGTAATTCGAGACAGCGCAGACTCTTCCATGCCGGAGATGGATCTACAAAGCAGCTTCATCGAAGACAGGTTAGTTAAATTATTTATTACGAATTTTAACTTAGAAACCGGTATGAATTAAAATACGAAGGATGTTACCTAACAATATTATACAATTTCCggaatgtgcatttttttttttgttggactgaacgtcgcaccaacacatagaaggtcatatggcgatttttcagctttaatttgcataataataatgataacaataataatgataataattatagttATAATAAATGTTGCAAATATATTCCACAGGTCCTTCGATGTCAGCGGCAGATCCTTCAGTCAACCGGCACCACATCTGGATGAATCCTTAAGAGATCGCTCCCTTGACGATTCAATTCCAGATGACGCCCCAGTTACCTTCAACGTAGTGGAAGGTGGTACCAAACGCGGGGGACAGAAACTGGTCAGTAGTGATGGTTATACATACACACGAAGGGtaagtttattattatttctcttaataaaaacaatgaattttCATACTTTACttcaagtttatttatatatagtaaTAGTTCGATTGTTCAATCATTTATAATATCAGTTTTCAGTTGGTATCCTGTAACATTCCTGTAACATTTTACATCTGTTTATCTATAActacattattttcatttcagaatgTTAAAGAGGGCCGCGTATACTGGACCTGCAGCATACGCAACAAAAACTTCAAGTGTATGGCAAGTGTGAAACAGTACGGAGACTTGTTCACACCCAGTCTGAATGGACACCAGCATCCGGCTGAGCCTGGCGTTCTGAAGAAGGTGAAAATAGCAGCGAAGGTAATTTTTATCGACATAATAATTAACAGGATGGGCATGGAAAATCGTTATTCAATGAttgttatttaatttatatatttaacttaaatatGAAAATGGTTTATTTATATTCCAATTGCAATTAAATCTAAACACGTTCATTTcgcattttcttttttcattgcaGGTGAAGCAAGTTGCCCGGGAAAATGTTTTCCGTCCTGCCGGTGAAATTGTGGAGACCGTGATGAAGGATCTGATTTCGGCAGAAGAATTCGCTCTACCGAAACCAGATCTTCTTATCAGGGCCGCCAATCTTCATCGGCAGAATCTCCGACCAACGGACCCAACTACGCTGGACTTCGTGATCAATACCAATTTCATCGGGCCAGACTTCGTTGCAGACGACATCCGGGTAGACGACCAGAGGCACATACTTCTTGCCACAACACCTCAGCTACAGCAGCTTAAACAGGCCAGGCGGTGGTTCTTGGATGGCACCTTCAAACTGGTAAAACGCCCGTTTTACCAGTTAATGTCTGTCCACGCGTTCGTCCGAAAGGGTGAAGATGCCAAACAAGTACCACTCGTCTACGTACTGATGTCACGGAGAACAAAGCAGGATTATATTGCGGTACTTAATtcctttatatatttatatattacttgCATAACGGACCTTTAATAGTTTAAGtacgttttaaaataaaatgataaacagaCCAAGCATTTTTGTCTATGTTTCAGTATTTTTTACCAACTAAAatattcttttctattttcaggtgcTGACCAGTCTACGTAGTATGCTGGAACGCCCGCAGGTTGAATGGTTCATGCTGGACTTTGAAGCTGGTAAGTAGAAAAAATCGATTTTATATCATGTGAAATTCTATAATGGTTAAATAACTTTCATTAGACAACTTTCATATAACATTTAATACATAATACAATCATTTTTCATgcagaaatatattaatttctatttattatattttcagcTGCCTGGCAGGCATTAAGGGAAGTTTTTCCGGGGTGTGTTCTGAAGGGATGTGTGTTCCATTGGAGTCAGCGGGTTTACCGTAAAATCCAGTCCGAGGGTCTTACCACTGCCTACCTGGAAAAAGAAGATAAGTACAGGTTCTTACGGAAACTGCTGAGTCTGCCATACCTCCCTTCAGAGCAAATTCCAGCGGCTTTCCACCAGTTGAAGCAGCAAGCTGTAGAAGTCGGCGGCCCAATCCTGCACGTGACGCAGTATGTCCAGGGTACGTGGATAGAAGGAAGTATGTGGCAGCCGAACCACTGGAGTGTGTTCAGGGAGACGGTCAGGACAAACAACGACGTTGAAGGTAACCAAACTTTTCAGACTTCTGTAAATTCCATAATAATTAGTTTAACAAAAACTAAATCTCTATATATCTTAATCGATTGgcaattatatcatttatttttcttttcattttctgtataaataaTTAGCTTTGAAATTATCTTTGCAAAATTAACAACTTGTTTGCCACACGAAGTACATCAACAATAAAACGACCAACAAACAATCATTATTACACTATAACAATAAGTATGACGAAACCACTTCTCacttactatataaattaagtatGACGAACCGGTGATTTGACGAAAACACTACCATCCTTACGGGGCCTCTATGACCAGTCTACACAGTGTCCTTTTGGTGTTTATTATTCTTTAGGGTCTTTTTCAGTTCTTTACAAGTGGAGGAACTAAAGGATTTAAAGATGGCCGACTACGGGCCTACGTGTCTCACTGGGCGCAAATTTTGCGCAATTTTATGTTATTTAGTGATATTTGGTGCATTATTTTGCACGCAATGTACAGGGCTAGACACAGAGACAAAACAGAATGAAGAAGAACAATCGTTACCGACTGTGTTCTTCGCAATTCTAGTTAGAAATAAAGCTCATACTCTGCCCTGGTTTTTCGGTCATTTAGAAAAATTAAATTATCCAAAGGACAAGATTGCGTTATGGTATGCTTCTACTACCTATTGAATTTCTTTTATTTGCACCCACCTCCAAATAAGTGAtgtctaaatttcatcaattaCTGAATTAATTTAGTTTAGTGTAATATGGAAGATCATGCAGGTACCCTGTTTGCAGCTATTTTTCGCGGTACTAAGGAAATAAAGGAAAGACAAACAATATTATGTTGCTATTATTTCCTaaaatgaaataaggcaaagcctcaaagcgagctcaaagaaatcggatttagctaaaaatattatgcatcatttatttgtcacaaagaaactattccctactcacaagaattcaggagaacctattcacttgaaaaaagtctacatttagtgtcaccatacctgtaacagtgaatatcatacgttgcagaaattatgggaagccggtgtcacgatGGCTTTATTACCGcattcccgtttctttctgcttattaatgacatttttcccattttctggccgatgcttgatcttttaaatgaaaataatatttttttcaaacaactggaaagcattctttcattattgttgagtgatgaatattttttagcaattgaatgaagttctgtattcactccggaaagaagtacttcctgtgagcacctatccgttagggtgcgctttttaagaacttccgacgaaacttttcaaaaccatcaccaagtgtggaagtatacttgcgttaccgtaaagc encodes:
- the LOC123557804 gene encoding uncharacterized protein LOC123557804 is translated as MKKGTLELEWKCAGCTEQEMQVDADLSIPPVRSRSTSPVRELLNVDLSIPPVRSRSTSPVRELLNATYVIRDSADSSMPEMDLQSSFIEDRSFDVSGRSFSQPAPHLDESLRDRSLDDSIPDDAPVTFNVVEGGTKRGGQKLVSSDGYTYTRRNVKEGRVYWTCSIRNKNFKCMASVKQYGDLFTPSLNGHQHPAEPGVLKKVKIAAKVKQVARENVFRPAGEIVETVMKDLISAEEFALPKPDLLIRAANLHRQNLRPTDPTTLDFVINTNFIGPDFVADDIRVDDQRHILLATTPQLQQLKQARRWFLDGTFKLVKRPFYQLMSVHAFVRKGEDAKQVPLVYVLMSRRTKQDYIAVLTSLRSMLERPQVEWFMLDFEAAAWQALREVFPGCVLKGCVFHWSQRVYRKIQSEGLTTAYLEKEDKYRFLRKLLSLPYLPSEQIPAAFHQLKQQAVEVGGPILHVTQYVQGTWIEGSMWQPNHWSVFRETVRTNNDVEVEELKDLKMADYGPTCLTGRKFCAILCYLVIFGALFCTQCTGLDTETKQNEEEQSLPTVFFAILVRNKAHTLPWFFGHLEKLNYPKDKIALWIRSDHNIDNSTAIVQKWIQSTEHLYNSVEFVFDDKPAGYDGEIGTGHWTLGRFNHVIKLREKAIKTARNMWADYLLMIDADVMVENPNTLKLLIDPKKTMIAPMMNASVGETYSNFWGGMDEEGYYKRIPEYFDIVERETQGLFVVPMIHTIFLLDLRHKQSEKLSYIAPPGYKMPEDDIIIFALSAKEAGVPMYVLNTEYFGHVMVPLDEHHSLYIEEEQFTYMRIETLDYANPEMGPGVDYIVEGRGLIPSPYLDVPVKDKDSLGFDKVYMINLDRRSERRKRMLYVFDVLGIEAELIPAVDGKKINASYLKSLDINILPGFSDPVKGRPMTMGEIGCFLSHYFIWKDMVEKGYSEVVVFEDDLRFEPYFRTKLTNIMRQVAMKVPNWDLIYLGRKRLNRKDEYYLEGTESLVWPSYSYWTLSYLLSSRGAKKLLAQKPLQKLLPVDEYLPVMFNKHPEESWKEPFYPRDMIALSAEPLLIYPTHYLGEAHYISDTEWSELITEKTNHNSAEEPQSSPNTENIGNHHKGDQFSPSSARQQDEL